From Panicum hallii strain FIL2 chromosome 2, PHallii_v3.1, whole genome shotgun sequence, a single genomic window includes:
- the LOC112881241 gene encoding uncharacterized protein LOC112881241, whose translation MVHERRTKFLHDPVSNSDSDEIEVVPPPKRKRKPTPKISMSRAGQMGGPSHAAPRRSYQRAAQPQGDVPQEEVPIFDEYPPLQPYRKYIMHRPEYTRINFGDPGVKRVDYTTKQRGAVFKERKENPYDYEKYITDRRFWSKFQADWYISVFIEKKNAITVSKYINWDEMSEKNNPTFDLVIRECERKHLYEFLALNENWNNELVAQFCSTAWFEGEGKNSFIHFNLQGRAFWVSYKQFATILKLDDTLDEMEIHDDINPTDEALMTLYRDEDPDIATTHGLRPYMEIMNRIFRETLTPKRGDRTKIHGTVKNLLLAMDFDHPPFSVFHFFWTELRYMLHHGSNPVIYAPYIQRMINAVTGMEFGYDAVHAPYCPQPPKEQEFPPEGESPPSAHSPPQPTMDMPSTSAMPSSSRTRPRRKGNAFISGLKALFKVCRNTNDVVRAHARANQQSINRIERHLGIEETDWPSFPPSPPRDFPTAWEHYDVGDDDDDDDDEDDE comes from the coding sequence atggtgcatgagaggaggaccaagttcttgcatgatccCGTCTCCAACTCCGATTCCGATGAAATTGAAGTCGTTCCTCCACCTAAGCGCAAAAGGAAGCCAACGCCCAAAATTTCAATGAGTCGAGCTGGGCAAATGGGCGGTCCTAGCCATGCGGCACCCAGGCGTAGCTACCAAAGAGCTGCTCAACCACAAGGTGATGTGCCTCAAGAGGAGGTTCCTATCTTTGATGAGTACCCTCCACTCCAACCCTACCGGAAGTATATCATGCACAGACCGGAGTACACAAGGATCAACTTCGGTGACCCTGGAGTGAAGCGAGTGGAttacaccacaaagcaaagaGGTGCTGTATttaaggaaagaaaggaaaatcctTATGATTATGAGAAGTACATCACGGATAGGAGGTTTTGGAGCAAATTTCAAGCTGATTGGTACATATCCGTCTTTATTGAGAAGAAGAATGCTATCACCGTCTCCAAGTACATCAATTGGGATGAAATGAGTGAGAAAAATAATCCAACCTTTGACTTGGTCATACGTGAATGTGAGAGGAAACACCTCTATGAATTCTTGGCCCTCAATGAAAATTGGAACAATGAGTTGGTTGCTCAATTTTGCTCCACTGCTTGGTTTGAAGGTGAGGGCAAGAATTCCTTTATTCACTTCAATCTTCAAGGGCGCGCCTTCTGGGTTTCATACAAGCAATTTGCTACTATCCTTAAGCTTGATGACACTCTAGATGAGATGGAAATTCACGATGACATCAATCCAACGGATGAAGCTCTTATGACTCTCTATCGGGATGAGGATCCGGATATAGCGACGACTCATGGACTACGTCCATATATGGAGATCATGAACAGGATATTCCGAGAGACCTTGACTCCCAAGAGGGGTGATCGCACCAAGATTCATGGTACGGTCAAGAACCTTCTTCTAGCTATGGACTTTGATCACCCGCCCTTCAGTGTCTTTCACTTTTTCTGGACGGAGTTGAGGTACATGCTCCATCATGGCAGTAATCCAGTTATCTATGCTCCATACATTCAAAGGATGATTAATGCCGTGACTGGAATGGAGTTTGGATATGATGCGGTCCATGCCCCATATTGCCCACAGCCTCCCAAGGAGCAAGAGTTTCCACCAGAGGGCGAGTCTCCCCCATCAGCTCACTCTCCACCCCAGCCCACTATGGATATGCCCTCCACCTCGGCGATGCCTTCCTCTTCTAGGACTCGTCCTCGCAGGAAAGGCAATGCCTTTATTTCTGGCTTGAAAGCTCTCTTCAAAGTATGCCGCAACACCAACGATGTAGTTCGTGCTCACGCTCGGGCAAATCAGCAGAGTATCAACAGGATTGAGCGCCACCTTGGCATTGAGGAGACGGATTGGCCCTCATTTCCGCCTTCTCCTCCTAGGGACTTTCCAACTGCGTGGGAGCATTATGATgtaggtgatgatgatgatgatgatgatgatgaggatgatgagtga